One Candidatus Bathyarchaeota archaeon genomic window, AAGCGCGCGCGCTACTTTTCTGGGTATTCGTACCTTGAACTTATCAACCGAAAGTTGACAGGCAATCGCAACAACCGACAGGGCGACAGCACCTAAACAAGTCAGTTTTAAATATCTAAATATAGATGTGATAACCAAGGGAGAAAATTATGAGACCTATAGGATTGTATGTGCTTGGAATCTGCTTCCTTACTGTATTGCTCTTACCATCACCTGTAGCAGCCGATGGTGAAACATGGGAATGGGAAGTTGACGGTAATCCTTCAGCCGTAATAACGAAGACGCACCTGTCCGACTCAGTGCAATTCACTATTGTCATTAGTTACACGCCGGGGACGTGTCCGACGCCATATTATGGTGTTGGAATCGCCTTCGCGACTTCGCTTGACAATCCAGCATTTCAGGTTTGGTACAGGGAATATGCGACTCCATACGGATGGTACTACCAAGAGTGGACAGGCACGGGCTATTTAGGATGGGGTGGGGCAGTAGTTCCACTTAGCGCGAAGCCAGGCTTCAGTGCAGAGGGCTCTAACACGGGCAACACTTTCACGATCACCGTACCTCTCTCTGCTCTTGGAGGGTGCGACCACCGCTACTACTTCGCCATCCAGTTCAGGACGCCAACGCCCTGCACAGGAACGATGAACTCCCTTCCAACGGGTTTAACCCCTCCCGGTAATATCTGGGATCTAGAGGTTTCTTCGTATCTCTACCAAGAGGTGCCATGCCCACGCGCTTACATTGCTGTCGGTGGAATTCTAGTACCAACAAATAGTTTTGAGATTCTAATACCCTACTTGGCACTAGCAGGACTGGTCATGGCAATATCAGCGGTTCTGGTGGTTAAGAGAAGAAAAAGTATTTACCTGTCATAAATGTGGTTAATTTGCCACAACCTTGTGAATTTATCTCACAATATATTTTGCCAGCGTTTCGTTCTATTGTTGCTAGGAAACTTGTTGAAGAGTATGGATATTCTCAAGCAGCCACCTCAAGAATATTAGGAACCACTCCAGAATTGATCAATCTATATCTGCATTCCAAACGTGGCAACAAATTGAAAAACCAGATTGAAACCGTTCCATCGATTCAATCAGCAATAGATGAAGTCATTAAAAACATAACAAGCGAAAAAAATACCCTTGCAGATTGGGCTATGTTTTGTAAAATATGCACGATCATGAGAAGAGATGGTAACATTTGTCATATACATAAGGAAATGGTATCATTGCCCGAAGATTGTAACATTTGTCAAACCATTTCTGAATACTGAAATAAAGGGAGTTTATCCGACGAATTTTTACAACATCATAGAACCGACGAAGACTTGACAGAACCCGATTTAGTAATATTTATTATTTAGGATTTTCTCGTCGTCGTCGGGTACCTTGGTGCGAGCATCCAAATTTGAACCATAAAAATTTTTCATAAATATACAAAGTAATCCTTACCAACTAATGAAAGAAAATTGGAATGTTGTAATTTCAGACACTTCTTAACTCTTAGTTTGTTTTTATATAAATAATAAAAGATAACAGCATCGTCATTTTCATGTTAATGAATTTGGCACTAGCGTCAAGTATTTGGCTCACTATAAGCTATTTTTTAATCGAAATTAATATTTAACGGAATCATGGTGTTTAACTTGATAAAATTCTAGTTTCAATTAAATAGATGCGCATATTGTAATCAGAAGAGAATAAAAAAGTGGAGAAGTTCTTGATTCCTAAAAAAATCGACTAGAAATTCTATTGTGATTATTGGCCGTAAGACCAGACCCAGAAGCTACCAGGATTGTGATTTGCATCGACTATTCTATAAGTCGGGTTTTCTTCATACCAAGCGCATGGACCTACCTGATTTGCTACAGCTAAATAAGCAGGCTCTTGGTAAACTGCGGGATAACATTGTGCATATGGATATATTGCCGGAGGACGGTTCATGGTATAAGCAGTTGGGTATGAAGGCCAATAATAAGGTAGAATTGCGGATCTTATAGGTACTATTGACATCTCAAAACACCGAATTTTTTTACGAAAATAGGGGTACTAACCTAAAGATTATGTAGTACAAAAGATTTTCTATTTCTTAACCATTTGACTATTACTGGGTATTTCTTTTGTTCTAATGACTGGCGCTTTGAGATCCTTTCTATTAAATTCTTCTGCCAACAGCTTTTTTACTTTATTACATCCATTTGAAAATTTATCGATTGAAAACCATACCAAAATTGATATCTTGACATATTGTTCCTTGAAATCGTTTACACCAATAATTGGTTTAGGATCCTTTATTACCTCTGGCACATCATCTATAACTCTATAGCAAATTTCTACAGCCCTTTTAAAATCAGAATTGTAATCAACATACAAATTAATTGATGCTCTTCTAACATCAATTGAATAATTCTTTATTATTGATGTTCGAATTTTTGAATTTGGAATTGTAACAATTTCACCACTCCAAGCTTTCATTCGCACTCCACCCATTCCAATATCTTTTACAGTGCCGTCTATGTCGCCGATCATAACAGAATCACCAATTTTAAACGGCCGATATATATATAGAAGCATTCCAGTAAGCATATCACCAACCACATCTCTAGTAGCCATACCTATTACAATGCCAGCGAACCCAGCTGCAGCAAATACTCCCCATAATATATCTTCTAATCCAAATACTCCAAGAATAACGAATAGAACTATTAACCATAAAATTATTGAAAAAAATCTCTTTAAAGGAGTTCTGTGATGAACGTCTAAATCAGCTTTATCACTAAATTCATCAATTGATTTTTGAATAAAAAATCTGTTTACTGCATATCCTATTACAATAATTATTGTGCTGATAATTATTTCAAATAAATAAGGTGTTGTACTTATAGTCGTATAGGCTGAAGCGATCGTATCATTAAATTCTACCAATAATATTAAGCACCATTTATTGATTAATGAATTCAGACGTATCCTTATTGAGAATAACAATTAAAAATGAAGAGATTTTTTTTCATCTATGAGAAAAATTAGAACCATGCAACCAGTATCCCTAATCACTTTCTCAGTTCTGCTTTTATGAAATATTTTATGGAATTTGCCTCTTATTCTCCTCTTCATCATGAGAATAATAGAACATCCGCTTGAATTCGCTTCTTCAATTATTCCATCTTCAGCGCTTCTAGATATAACTATTTTTAATTCAGTATTGAAGTCTTGAGAATTTAACCAATCAACAATAGTTGAGAATTTAGTTTTTGCATTCTCGATTTCTTTTCTAAATGGAGAGGAATCTATGGGCAAGGTCATACTTTGAATTTCGATAACGTGAAAAAGAGTCACTTTAAGATTGTTTTTCGGTAAGATGCTCAATGCTTCGATAAGTTTTTCTTTATCAATAAAATTTGAAATTGGGATAAGAATCTTAATCTCTTGTTTGTAATTATTTATTTTCAGAATCAATATCACTCCAAAAATATTCTTCTTATCAACTTTGTTAATTGAATAATCGTCATTATTTAACTTCTGCTAATTCTTCTTACTACCATCAACTTTCCAGGATATTTAGCCAATGTTTTCCTAATAGATTCCATATGATCTTTCTCAATATTTCCCTTTACTGTTTTTCTTTTGATTAAGACTATAGAGTCATATTCATTATTTTCAATTTCCTCTTCTATACGCTTGCCAATTGAACCTATTCTTACCAATACATTACAGTCAAAACCCTTTGCGCCAAGCATTTTTGAAATTCTATTTAATTCCTCAAAAGTCTGATTTCGAATTTCATTGATTTGCTCAAACGCATGCTCATCGTCTATCGAGAGCCCTAAATCCTTTGGATCAATTATATTAAGAAGCGTAAGAGAAAACCTTGTATCTATTGCATCAATTATTGATGAAACAACCTCGTCTTCTTTTTCTGGAGATCTTAAAAGTACCAAAGCGTTCATATTGTAACCGCTAGGTTGAATTTCTTTACTAATGCCGCTGTTAATTATTGGAAGGCGATATTTTCGTCTGAATATTAGATAAATGCAAAGTCCGGTAAATAGCCAAATGACACCGAGTAGCCTTCCACCTGAGTGATACATTATAACTAAGAGCCAAAGAATAAAACAAGAAAATGCGCCTATTAGGCTAATTATAGGAATTATAATATTCCTTCCCCTAAATCCTAGGACTATATCACCTTTAAGCTTCCAAGGCCTATACGCCTCGGGTTCTTTATTTCTTAAAACAATAAGACAGATATTGACGATGATATACGACAACAACGCTCCAAAATTGTAAAGATCTGCTATGAAATGTAATTCACCTATCAACGCCATGCCCGCTCCTAATAAGCTAAAAACAATTATGGTCCGATGAGGGGTTCTAAATTTTGGATGAATATTGAAAAACCATCTAGGCAATAGCTTGAATCTGCCCATAGAAAATACGACTCTTGATGCACCAATTATTCCTGTATTTGCTGATACATAGCATATAGAGAACCCAGCAATGGCAATAATAGGTGCGATGTAACCACCAATAATTGGAATAGCCATTGCTAATTTTGTAACCGGGTTAGCTTGAGCAGCAGCGAGATCTTCCCAAGGCATTATTCCCATACTGATAGTCGATAGGCCTATTGCAAAAACCATTACAGAAATTATTGAGAGTTTGCTAGCTCTTGGTATCCATCTATAAGGTCTCTTTGTTTCCTCAGCAGCTTGTGCTATAGATTCGATCCCTATAAAAGAGGTCATAGCTAAAGTGACACCGTAAACAAAATTTTGACTTGAAATCGAAACATTTGAAAGAACGTAAGAAATATGAGGGAATGAAAAATCAGTTCCAAAGATGAAGATCTGGGTCAAGAATCTAGATAAATTGAAAGCCAATAGGAATCCAAATATCAGAATTATCGATTGAACTAAAAGCCCAATCGTAACTAATATTTCGTTAAAAGTGGAAGATTCCTTTATTCCAACTATATTAAGAAAAAGAAGAATTAGTACGAGCGAACACGCTATTAGACCCATTAGAGGAAGGTTGAAACCCATACCAAGAACATATATCGGTATAGATACGGTTTTTAAAATCGGGAAGAAAAAACTTAGATATCCTGTGGCTGCAAGAGAGAAAAGAGCGGTACAAACAATATAGTCGAGCATGACAGCCCATCCGGCGATAAATCCAGTAACGTCATTAAATGCTTTCATTGCATAAACTTGTGCACCCCCCGCATACGGATAGATTGATGCAAGTTCAGCATAAGCTAAACCAGTGCAGACATAAGTCATTGATGCTATCAGGAAAGCTAGTGGCGATGCCCCAGCAGCATAAAAAGCTACAAGCCCAAGAGCAATAAAGATATCAGCCCCAACATCCGCATATCCCATGCAAAAGGAACCGTACCAACCTATGTCTCTTTTTAGAGCGTTCTTATTTTCTACCAAATTTCTTCATCTTTTAAATAATACCAGTTAGTAAGAAAATTAACATTCCAATAGAATTTCAGAAATAACCCTTTACATCAGATATTGAAGATTTTATTATCGATGCTGCGTTCAAAAGTTTTTTTCTTATTTCTTCATCGAAGTTCAATTCAATTATTTTTTCAACACCATTCTTACCGAGTATTATTGGCAAACCGATCGCAATATCCTTAAGACAATATTCACCATCAGGAATGACTGATGCACTAACAATTCTATTTTTTCCTTTTAAAATGGATTCTACCATAAAGGCAATAGCTGAGGATGGACCATAAACCGTACTGCCTTTTCGACTTATTACATCCATTCCACCAGTTTTAGTTTTTTCAACAATTTTCTCAATGCGATCTTTTTTCATCAAACATTTTATAGGAATGCCCGATGCAGAAGTAAAATCAGTCAATGGAATCATATGGTCTCCATGTTCCCCAATAACGAAACCGTTGACATCTTCCCTAGAGATTCCAACTTCGTTTGCGATAAGAGAACGATATCTAAGAGAGTCAAGCAAACCACCCATCCCAAATACTCTGTTTTTTTCAAATCCAGATTTTTTGAATGCTATGTAAGTCATAATATCTACGGGATTGGTAACCATCATGATTTTGCATTTTGGGGCGTATTTCACTATTTTTTCAACTATAGATGAAATTATTTTCGCGTTTGTTCGTGTAAGATCAAGTCTAGATATTCCAGGTTTTCTAGCAGCGCCGGCAATAATGATTACTAATTCTGAGCCTTTCAAATCTTCAAAATTAGTGCTGCCTTTAATCTTTCCATCAAATCGTAATATTGGTGATGCCTGAATCATATCCATCGCTTCGCCTTCAGCTAGCTTATCGACAATATCTATTAGAGTGATTTTCGCAACATGCATCCGAAGCATATTCAAAGCAGCAATAGTACCTACTCTTCCTGCCCCAATTATTGATATCAATCGAAATTTCACCTAGCAAAGAGATATTACGCTCTAATCTCTGTATCAATGAGAATATTTTAATTTTCTCAAATTGTTTTTTTAATGTATATTTTACAACTAGATTAATTTCAAAAATTATAAATTTATTATAATTAATATGTATATTATCTAAGAGAAAGCGTTATCTAATAGTAATGCTTTAAAATAATTTGGGTCATTATCATTGGTTTCTAGGAAAGAAGATGATCACAAATCGGAAGGAACAAATCTACTTTATAAAATTGCCGCAATATCACTCATGATGAGTATGGATAAGTATAAATCCTTCAATTTCTATTCGGCCCTTAGACAGACTAAAAACGTTTTGGACTATTTCAAAAAGATGTTGGAACATAAATTGAATACTCCAATATTTGCGGATTATGATTCTCTAAAAAAAACAGTGCTTTTAAAAGACAAGCATTATTACTATGGAGGCTACCTGGCAGCTCTAAGTTCATATCCTATTCTTTACAAAATTAACGACAAGATAATATTCGATGCTATGTTAGCAAAAACAGCTGCAATAACCAGTATAAAAATTCTAGACAATATAGACGATAGGCATTATACCAAATCAGATTCAGTTGATTCTCAAATTAGACATTTACAAGCATTTACAAGTAAACGTTTTGAAATGCCTAGAGCCAGAGATTTCTATGATAGAGCAGAAAATTCGTGTTACGAGATCGCAAGATGGACTTATCAAATTGCTAACAAGGAGTTACCTCAAGCTTCACCAACATGGAAAATCTACTTAGAAGATTTCCAAAGGTATATTGATGGACAGATAAAATCAATGAATGCAAAGAAGGATTTGAATGGGGATAGACCTACAATTAAGGATTACATACAAAAAATCAATGAAAAAAGTGTGGGGCGAATATGGATAGATATAGATTTCTGCTTACTAGAACAATCTTTAGGAGGGCTCACTGATGAAGAGTTATATGTGATTCAAAACGTCAGAAAAGCTGTAGATTATCTATTTAAAGGTTGTAATATTTATGATGATGTTGCGGATTTAGAAGAGGATCTTTCTATGGACATAATGAATAGTGTGGTTTTACTAGGATTGGATAGAGGACATATAGATGAACATGATCTTTGCAAAGATAAGAAGAAATTATTTCTAAAACTTAAACAAAGAGGAGCAATAGATGAAACAGTTTTATTGGGTGATGTCCTATTCCTAGAAGGGATAAAACCTTTAGAAAAAACAGAAAAAATTAGCGGGCTAGTAGATTTAGGCGCCCTTATTCAAAATGCGAAAATCCTTAGAGCATTTGCCATTCGAAAATGGATGTTCCACGAAAAGAATGCTAGTAGTCTTCTTAATACAATGAAATCTTTTGGCAATCACAAGTACTTTAGAATACCAGAAAGTGTCATAAAATACCAGTCATATATTTAGAAAACTTTTTCCAAAACATTAGCTTTTGATAAAGTGTAAAAATACCTCTAGTGTACTAGATCAAATATTTTATTTTTTAAACTTCAATCTCTATATTTAGTGGCAACTATTAAGTTAGAGGATTTTTTTCAACAAATAAATAGAATGTAAGGTTTAATTTTAGCTAAAAAATTTTCATGCTAAGAAGGAAAGAACGATATCATGACAGTTGGCATATTATTGGATATGGATGGGACTCTAGTTGATTCAATGCCTTTACTTAAGCAATCATTTAATGAAACTTTAGAAACTGAAGGGCTCTATATTAACAAAGAAACAGAGGAAACAATAGGTAATAATCTATCTCAAATCATGGGTGGAAATTCAAGAGGTTTCACAGATTTTTTTTTGGTATGGAGATTTATGAATCATATTGATGGCTCAATTTTAAAAAAGATTAAGATTGCCTTAATTTCAAGCAAGAAGCTTAGAAAAGTCGCAAATTCAGCACCTTTTATCAAAGGTGCTGCTAAGGCTATTGAATCTATGAAGAAAAATAAAGATGTAAAAATAGGAATTGTAACTTCAAGGAGCAAACAGGATGTTATTTCTAGATTGAATAAATCAGATCTGAGAGGCAAAATTGATGTAATTGTCACAAGGGACGATGTGAACAAATTAAAACCTTCTCCAGAGCAAATACTGGTTGCTTCAAAGAGATTGGGATTACTTCCTAAAAATTGTGCAATCATAGGCGATATGTCAACTGATGTGGAAGCAGCAAAAAAAGCCGGATCCATTGCTATTGGTGTAGCATCTGGAATTTTCAATAAACAATTAATAAAATCTAATCCAGATTTCATAGCTCAAAGCATAATTGATATACCAAATGCTTTAGATGAGATAATAAACAGAATTGAAAATCATGAATAAAATTAACCTTGCTTTCATTCTATTGAGTAGATAATAAAATGAAAAAAATTGACAAGTACGAGTCTATAGTTGAATTAGCACGAAGAAGGGGTTTCTTCTGGCAATCGTATGAGATCTATGGGGGTTTAAGTGGATTTATTGATCTCGGTCCATTTGGAGTGGGTTTGAAAAGAAAAATTGAGAACAAATGGAGAAGATTTTTTAAAAATAAAGTTGAAATGGTTGAAATTGGCACTCCAATAATAACGCCATTTGATGTATTTGAAGCATCGGGTCATGTAAAAAACTTTAATGATCCTATGATTGAGTGCAGTAGTTGTAAAAAGAAATATCGAGCAGATCATATTCTTATTGATTATGAAATTCCTGAAACAGAATCCTTAAGTCTGGAGGAAATTGAACAAGAAATCAAAAAGAATAAAATCAAATGTTCTGAATGCAATGGTGAATTATCTAAACCAGTAAATTTTCAGACTATGTTTCAAACTACAATCGGACCATATAGTGAATCTGTAGGTTACGGAAGGCCTGAAACCGCTCAAGGGATTTTTATTAATTTTAAGCGCATAAATGAAACGATGCGAGGCAAGTTTCCTATAGCTATTATGCAGATCGGACCTGCTTTAAGAAATGAAATTTCTCCAAGACAAGGCCCAATTCGATTAAGAGAATTTACATTAATGGAGTTTGAATTTTTTTTCGATCCAGAGAATCAACACTGTCCGAAATTGAAAGATGTAGAAAAAGACCAAGTAAGCATATTACATGAAAAGATTAAACTTAAAAATAAAGATAATCCCGACCAGCTCACAATTAATGCAGCCCTTGATAAAGGTTTTATTCTTAATAAATGGCTAGCCTATTTTATGGCTTTATCTCAAAGATTTGTGCTCGAATTAGGAATACCTCTAAATAAGCAAAGATTCAATGAGAAGTTGCCTAATGAAAGAGCGCATTATTCTTCTCAGACTTTTGATCATGAGGTTTTACTTGAAAGATGGGGCTGGGTCGAGATAGCTGGTCATGCACTTAGAAGCAATTATGATCTTTCCAAACATATAGAAAAGACTGGAATTGATTTGAGCTTTTTCATTCAGCATGAAAAACCTTTAATTCAGAAGAAGAAAATCATAAAACCAGTTAAAGACGTATTGAGCTCTAAATTTGGTAAAATTGATAAAATTATTGAATTATTACAAAAAGCAGACTCTGAAAAGATTGAGAAAGGTTTCAAAGAAAAAGGCGAGTATAAAATCGGAGATTATATTATTCAACCAGGCGATATAAAAATAGATACTAAGGAAATTAAAGAGACAGGTAGAAGATTCATTCCCAATGTTGCTGAACCTAGCTTCGGTCTTGAAAGGCTATTATATGCAACTCTAGAATATGCTTATACAAAAAATGATGATAGAGTTGTATTAAAAATTCCAAAAGATATTACTCCTATCCAAGCAATAATCCTACCTTTGGTAAGCAAGGATAAATTACCAGACATTGCGAACAAAATATATGGCAGATTAACGAAAGATGGCTTTGATGTAATATATGATGAAGTTGGTTCTATAGGGCGCAGATATGCTAGAGCTGATGAGATAGGAATTCCGATAGCTATAACGATAGATTATCAGACAATAGAGGATGGTACTGTTACCTTGAGAGATAGAGATAGTTGGGAGCAAAAACGAGTAAAAATCGACGAAGTCCAAACCTCACTCAAGTTTTAATTTAAATTGCTCTATTTATCTTTGCCATGAATCAAGCGCGCGCGCTTAATCATAAATTTAAATTACATTATCGCAACTTATTATTCTAGACTAAAATAGTCTTGATGAAGCTGAGAATCTAATGACTTTTCCACGTGAAGCTGAAGATTCGATAAGAAGACGGATACTGAAGATTTGCCAAGATCATGCACGTATTGTTGTAGAATTAAATAGAAAGCTTGTTTTGATGTTTGAATCTGTGGTTGAAGGAAGACGCAATGAAGCGAAAAAAAATCACGATGAATTATTTAAGCTAATTGAAGAATTTGATGAGATTAAGAAGACACTTTTAGCAGAAGTTGCTACTGTAGGCGCATTATTGATTAATAGAGAAGATTTCCTGAGGTTGATCTTTAAACTAAGTGAAATGGCGGATAGTATAGAAGGAGTTGCATTTAGGTTATTGCATTGTTCATGTGAAGGTGAGCAGAAGAAGTTTTTAGCAGGAGCATCAAAGATATCATCGCTTGTTTTAGAGGAAACCTCAAAAATGAGAGAGACTATGCTTTCATTGAGTTTTAATCCTGAAAAAGCATTGGAAATGGCTGTTGTTGTAGAAAAAATCGAAAGAGATGTTGATTCAAATTATAGAAATTTAACCGAAGAAATCTTGAATAGTAAGATGGAAGTTCATAGTTTGCTAGTAATGAAAGATATAATCGAGCGATTAGAAACCATAGCGGATCTAAATGTCGATACGATAGACTTAATAAGACTCTTAGCCATTTCGGGCTAGTAAAATGAAGCGTAAAATCGATACGGAACTTATTGGGACAAGGCTTATCGTTTGGGATACAAAGTCTGGAATGGAGCTTTATAGATCAGGCTTCTATGGAAAGCCAGTGGGCATCCCAAAACCAAAACCAGATAAAGATTTTAAAGTTCCATTAATGCTTGATTTGATGGAAGGGCTTTATCTATTCGAAAATGGGAGAATAAAAGTAACTTCACCTAGAACTAAGAAAAAATTGAAAAAAAGCACTCTATTATCAAGGGCAAAGAGGACTTATAGAAGGTTTGAATTGGCTTACACGGTCTATAAAGATCTCAGAAAAAAAGGCTATATAGTTACACCTGGAATAAAATTTGGAACAGATTTTGCTGTTTATGAAAAGGGGCCAGGAATTGACCATGCACCATTCATAGTTTCTGTTAGGACGAACCAAGAAAAGATGGGGACTTTCGATGTGGTAAGGGCAGGAAGACTCGCCACAACAGTCAGAAAACAATTCGTAGTAGCTACGCCTGCCAAGAAGGATGGAGAAGTGAATTATTTAATTTTTAGTTGGTTTAAGGCCTAATAAACTTGTGGTCGACATAGTGCAAGAACTGGGATTGGCAAATTAGGTTTTAGAATGCAACTGCCTTAGACATATTTATTGCAGTAATAGCAGTACCATCTATCATAAAGTGATATCCAAGTTGCAGGAAGACCGCAGTATCTGCATATCTTCATGGGTACAGATTCTACAACAGGCATAGCATAGGTAGGGGAATAGTATGCATAAGGATAATTGGCTGGATAGTAACTAGCATAATATGGGGAAATATATGCGCTCAAAATTCAAACAACCTCGATTGAATATTTTTATTGATTATTAACAAAATTTAAGCTTTGGCCATCATTTACTTTTAGCTTTTAAAAATCGCTTTATCTCTAAACAAGGGCCTATAACACGGTCCATATGCTATAAGACCTTCATTTCCCTCATAATCTAACCGTCTGATTACGGATTCCATGACCATTCCCTTTTTGAGATTGTTTTTTTGACAATCAACGATCAAAACTTTACCTTGTTTGAAAACATCATAATTATGTAGCCATCGCTTCCGCATCGGTAGGTCTTCAAATTCAACCAATTCTCCCCATCTTGGTAATTTTATTTCCTGTAATGATCCTGCACAATCATGTTGCAGACATTTGTCTCTAATTGGATAGTATATTCTATTACAGCCGGAACATACTTGAAGAGCGAGAGCCTCTTCACTTGAGGCTTTCAATTTGCCGATTATCCTAGGAAATACTAGATTTTTCTTCTCTCTATTAATTCGTTCAGAATAATTTCTTGTATAAGTATCAAAATCTATCTCATTTTTTCTATCGATATAGTCTTGAACAGAGGAGGTAAGTTTAGTCTTATTGTCTTTAATTCCTTCTTCAACTCGTATCCAAGTTGCCATCGTTGCTACCCCTGAACCATATGATGTAGCTAAGATATTTTGTCCTGGTTCTGCTTTATCTAGAATTGAGGATATAGCTATCATTGTTGATGCTGCATAAGTATTGCCTGTATCTAAGACTCTGAACCAGGGTTTAACTTTCTTTTCAATATCATCAAATGTCAATCTCAGTCTATCTGTTAATGATGTATCGTGAGGTACCTCGATCTTGGGTTGGGCTAAGGATTTACAGACTTTCAATGGCATATACCCAGAAGGTTGGTGGAAAGTAATGTAATCAAAGTCACTTAGCTTGACATCAGGATGTCTTCTCAATAATCCTTCAATAGCGCAAATAACATGCTGTATATAACATTCAACAGTTGTTCTACCAAAATGGTTTGGTACCATCGCTTCATCTCTTCGGAAAAAATCTAAAAAGAGATCTGAGCACGGAACCATATCGACTATAGACGCAACCATATTCTCTTTTCCAAGCACAAAAGCTGACGCACCTGCTCCACAAGAATACTCTAAAGCATCACCCTTTGGAGCTTGAGAAATATCTGCGCCTATTGCTAACCCATAATCCATCATACCAGCTTCTACTTGTGCTTTGACAAAGTTTACACTCTGCATCCCTGCATTGCATGCTCCCTCAACATCTGCAACAAATACATCTTTGCCAATTCCAACAAATGAGGCGGCATGTCTTGCTGACAAGCCCACAGCATATGGTTTGGACTCAGTACCAACAACAACTGATTTTATTTTATCTAAATCTAATTGAGCCATTATTAGAGCATTTTCTGTAGCTTCCGTAGAAAGTGTCGTGGTATCTTCTGTGAAACTTGCTATTGATTTATATTTTAACAATAATCCTTTGTTGAGTTTTTCTATGAAATCATTTAAATCCTTCCTTTTGCCTTCCCGTTTTCTAGCGATCGTTTCAGTAGCCATTCTCTCATATGGTATACATACACCATATCCAACAATTCCTACAGCATCTTTTTTCATTGTTCAAAACACTTCAAAATATTCATGAGGTTATCGTGATCTCTGATTGAGTTAAAAACCACATAATCTAAATATCAAGTATTTATGGTTTACAACCTTATGCTTAATTTGCTTATATTTCAATATATTCTCGAAAAAATAAGGATAAATTTAAAATTAGCCTTGTTTATTTGTTACTTTTTATGAGCGACTCTAAAAAGAAACCGCGTAGATCTAGAAAATATGCTATTGAAACATATGATCTGTGGAAAACGTATAAGACAGCAT contains:
- a CDS encoding mechanosensitive ion channel family protein — protein: MVEFNDTIASAYTTISTTPYLFEIIISTIIIVIGYAVNRFFIQKSIDEFSDKADLDVHHRTPLKRFFSIILWLIVLFVILGVFGLEDILWGVFAAAGFAGIVIGMATRDVVGDMLTGMLLYIYRPFKIGDSVMIGDIDGTVKDIGMGGVRMKAWSGEIVTIPNSKIRTSIIKNYSIDVRRASINLYVDYNSDFKRAVEICYRVIDDVPEVIKDPKPIIGVNDFKEQYVKISILVWFSIDKFSNGCNKVKKLLAEEFNRKDLKAPVIRTKEIPSNSQMVKK
- a CDS encoding universal stress protein — its product is MILKINNYKQEIKILIPISNFIDKEKLIEALSILPKNNLKVTLFHVIEIQSMTLPIDSSPFRKEIENAKTKFSTIVDWLNSQDFNTELKIVISRSAEDGIIEEANSSGCSIILMMKRRIRGKFHKIFHKSRTEKVIRDTGCMVLIFLIDEKKSLHF
- a CDS encoding amino acid permease, with product MVENKNALKRDIGWYGSFCMGYADVGADIFIALGLVAFYAAGASPLAFLIASMTYVCTGLAYAELASIYPYAGGAQVYAMKAFNDVTGFIAGWAVMLDYIVCTALFSLAATGYLSFFFPILKTVSIPIYVLGMGFNLPLMGLIACSLVLILLFLNIVGIKESSTFNEILVTIGLLVQSIILIFGFLLAFNLSRFLTQIFIFGTDFSFPHISYVLSNVSISSQNFVYGVTLAMTSFIGIESIAQAAEETKRPYRWIPRASKLSIISVMVFAIGLSTISMGIMPWEDLAAAQANPVTKLAMAIPIIGGYIAPIIAIAGFSICYVSANTGIIGASRVVFSMGRFKLLPRWFFNIHPKFRTPHRTIIVFSLLGAGMALIGELHFIADLYNFGALLSYIIVNICLIVLRNKEPEAYRPWKLKGDIVLGFRGRNIIIPIISLIGAFSCFILWLLVIMYHSGGRLLGVIWLFTGLCIYLIFRRKYRLPIINSGISKEIQPSGYNMNALVLLRSPEKEDEVVSSIIDAIDTRFSLTLLNIIDPKDLGLSIDDEHAFEQINEIRNQTFEELNRISKMLGAKGFDCNVLVRIGSIGKRIEEEIENNEYDSIVLIKRKTVKGNIEKDHMESIRKTLAKYPGKLMVVRRISRS
- a CDS encoding malate dehydrogenase, with translation MISIIGAGRVGTIAALNMLRMHVAKITLIDIVDKLAEGEAMDMIQASPILRFDGKIKGSTNFEDLKGSELVIIIAGAARKPGISRLDLTRTNAKIISSIVEKIVKYAPKCKIMMVTNPVDIMTYIAFKKSGFEKNRVFGMGGLLDSLRYRSLIANEVGISREDVNGFVIGEHGDHMIPLTDFTSASGIPIKCLMKKDRIEKIVEKTKTGGMDVISRKGSTVYGPSSAIAFMVESILKGKNRIVSASVIPDGEYCLKDIAIGLPIILGKNGVEKIIELNFDEEIRKKLLNAASIIKSSISDVKGYF
- a CDS encoding HAD family phosphatase, encoding MTVGILLDMDGTLVDSMPLLKQSFNETLETEGLYINKETEETIGNNLSQIMGGNSRGFTDFFLVWRFMNHIDGSILKKIKIALISSKKLRKVANSAPFIKGAAKAIESMKKNKDVKIGIVTSRSKQDVISRLNKSDLRGKIDVIVTRDDVNKLKPSPEQILVASKRLGLLPKNCAIIGDMSTDVEAAKKAGSIAIGVASGIFNKQLIKSNPDFIAQSIIDIPNALDEIINRIENHE